Genomic segment of Acidobacteriota bacterium:
TTGTGGATGACCTTGCAGAACGCGCCACGACGCTTGGCGGAACTGCGTTTGGCACATCAAAGATGGCCGCAAAAACCTCGCGCCTGGAAGATTACCCTGCTTCAGTCTTTGGCGGGAAAGAAAGCCTGGCAACGCTGATTGATCGTTACGCTACGCTGGCGGCCTCGACGCGGGAAGCCATTGACACATCCGACAAGCTTGGTGACGCCGATACGGCGGATCTGTTTACGGGCATTTCGCGCACGGTGGACAAATCGCTTTGGTTTCTGGAAGCCCATCTGCAAGCCTAACGGAAAATGGTAATTCCATCATCGGATCACAGTGCGAACGCATTGTGATCCGATTCTTTTGCATCTTTGACACCTTCCCAATCGCCCCGTAGAATCCCGCATCATTCGAGCGAAACGTAGCAATCATAAAAATTTGAGAGATAAACGATATGGCTTGGTTCAAACGCCAGACCGACAAGCTCGGCGAGGTTGCCCCCCCCGAAGAGCGCACGGTGAAAACCGAAGGCATCTTCATCAAATGCGAAAATGAAGATTGCGGTGTAACCATTTACCGCAAAGATTTGAAGGCCAGTCTGAATGTCTGCCCGACCTGCGGGTATCATTTCAGGCTCAGCGCGCGCGAACGACTACAACTGCTCTTTGATGATGGCCAATACACTGAACGCGACGGCCACGTCGCCCCTACCGATCCGCTGAAATTCGTTGACAAGACAGCATATTCCGACCGTTTGCGAAAAGCGCAGAAAGAAACCGGCTTGATGGACGCGCTGATCACTGGCGAAGGCAAACTGAGTGGACGCGATGTTGTCATTTGCGCCATGGAGTTCAAATTCATCGGTGGAAGTATGGGATCGGTCGTGGGCGAGAAAATCACGTTGGCGATTGAAGACTGCATCAAGCAACGATTGCCCCTGATCATCGTTTCCTGCTCCGGCGGCGCGCGAATGCAGGAAGGCGCGCTTTCGTTGATGCAAATGGCAAAGATTTCCGCCGCACTGGCTCGGCTGGAT
This window contains:
- the dps gene encoding DNA starvation/stationary phase protection protein Dps, with translation MAKQNLHKTRIDLDSETREQLIALLNQQLADTFDLYSQTKQAHWNVKGAQFFQLHELFDKLATDLLPLVDDLAERATTLGGTAFGTSKMAAKTSRLEDYPASVFGGKESLATLIDRYATLAASTREAIDTSDKLGDADTADLFTGISRTVDKSLWFLEAHLQA
- a CDS encoding acetyl-CoA carboxylase carboxyltransferase subunit beta codes for the protein MAWFKRQTDKLGEVAPPEERTVKTEGIFIKCENEDCGVTIYRKDLKASLNVCPTCGYHFRLSARERLQLLFDDGQYTERDGHVAPTDPLKFVDKTAYSDRLRKAQKETGLMDALITGEGKLSGRDVVICAMEFKFIGGSMGSVVGEKITLAIEDCIKQRLPLIIVSCSGGARMQEGALSLMQMAKISAALARLDDAGLPYISLLTNPTTGGVTASYAMLGDFNIAEPDAIIGFAGARVIEQTIRQKLPKGFQRSEFVLKHGMLDAVVDRRELRDFLTKLLNFTGPEK